The Erigeron canadensis isolate Cc75 chromosome 1, C_canadensis_v1, whole genome shotgun sequence genome segment tttctttttgatacttacaCATAaactacacatgtgtaggttgaacgaAAATtgtgattcggaacgggcttcgcctttAAGTAAATTCATAAAGGGTaactggtgggggtgataggtcattgagtgtgataggtcataaggggTGATCGGTggtctacctaacgggctccgccatGGAATGACGGGCACCATGACGGAGCCATGGATTGATGGGCTTCTCCCTTAACCTTGATTATTGTGTACAGATGGTCATTTAcaaatttacatgtgaaaacaaaaaTCCTACATACGTGtaatgaaaaaaaacaaaaattaaaaattcattaaaagtataccgaattgcatctctaatgagaggacgaaattttaagactacccatacttttttttttcatctaacaatttacggtttgtgagataaaacattttaaatgatttggataaattttaaaaattggatAAAATGAGTGGTCCAAAATTATTCTTGTATTCCTTATTTTTTTAAGGGTTCTTAACGCTTCCTCTAAAATCCAAATCTATGTTAACAAATTTGATTTTGCGTTGTATGGACACTTGTTTTTGCGAACATTCCGATTCCATGTACCAACACAGGATATgatgtgacaaaaaaaaaaaaaaaattacacacaAAGACAGCTTAATAAATACATAAGTGTTCTGTTAAGGCACTTTCTAAAAGAAGCAATGATATGTAACTCTCACCCTAACCATATTTGGCGCAAATAAGGCATCTACCAAATAGTTCAAGGACTACATATGTAACTCTCACCCTAACCATAATTGGCGCAAATTTATATCCAATTTCATATTTCAAACTTGTTAAGCTTTTTTAACATTCATCAGCTCATATTTAACATTCTTATGTAGTTAGGTTCACAAAATTATTGAATGCAATCAATCAAATGAAACCAAAACCCCCCAAATTTCCAATCTTTTTAACAATATCTAATGTTTTACATCATCCGCCGCTTTTTCGCAACCCAACACACAAATCTTTCAAAAAAGATAATTTCTTTCGAAACCCCAAATCAATGTTATATGGAACTATCTCAAAAATTTTACGAATCAATGAAAGAATGCGTAAGAATTCGGTCGAAACCTTTGGCTCAAGGGCTGCATTGTCAATTGATCACAACGGGTTTAAAAGGGTCggtttttattcaaaataatgTGATTAGTATGTATGCAGGCTGTGGGTTAATCGATGAGGCGATGTTTGTGTTTAatgagattgagttgaaaaATGTGTTTAGTTGGAATGCACTGATTGAAGGGTTGGTTGATAATGGGCGGGTAAGTGATGCAGagaaggtgtttgatgaaatgcctcaaagaGATGTTGTTTCTTGGAATTCTATGATGTCGGGTTATTTCCGTAACGGGATGGTGGAGAAGTGTGTGGAGGTGTTTGTGGAAATGGTTAGGAGGTTTGAATGTGTTCCTAATGTGTATTCGTTTACTTGTGTGATGAAAGCGTGTGCTTGTGTTAAAGATTTGAACTTGGCTATGCAAGTGCACGGGTTGGTTACAAAGTTTGAGTTTTTAAGGGATGATTCTGTTGAGTCGTCGGTGGTTGATATGTATATTAAGTGTGGGAAGCCGGATTTTGCTGAACGTGTTTTTTTAAAGATGGTGAACCCgaatttgttttcttggaattcCATGATCTATGGTTACTCGCAATTATATGGTGCACCAAAGGCTTTGGAGTTTTTTGAAAGAATGCCTAAAAGGGATATTGTTTCTTGGAACATGATTATTTCTATTCTGTCTAAGCATGGGAATGTTGTGAAGACGCTTGGTATGTTTATTGAGATGTGTCATCAAGGTTTTAGACCATATTCCATGACATATGCTAGTGTTCTCAGTGCTTGTACCAGCGTATATGAACTTGGATGGGGGACTCACTTGCATGCCAGGATTATCAGATTTCAACTAAGTGTTGATGAGTTTGTCGGTAGTGGTCTTATTGACTTGTATGCTAAATGTGGGAATTTCAAAAAAGCACGTCAGGTATTTAATGATATGAAAGAGCACGACATAGTATCATGGACTTCACTTATGGGTGGCGCAGCACATTGTGGCAATGGAAGCGAGGCGTTTTCATTGTTTAAAGAGATGAAAAAAGTACCCGTGGTTTCTGATCAATTCACTCTAGCAACTGTTTTAGGAGCTTGTAGTAACTTGAAGGACAGTAATCTTGGAAGCCAGATTCATGCATACTCAGTCAGACTTGGTATTGACCATTTAATCCCAGTAGCAAATGCTCTTATTACAATGTATGCCAAATGCGGTGATATTCAGAGTGCAAAAAACACATTTCAGTGGATGTCACATAGAAATCTCATATCTTGGACAACAATGATCACATCATTCTCTAATAGTGGTTATGTTGAAAAGGCTCAAgaatattttgataatatgcctGAACGAAATGTTGTTTCTTGGAACTCAATGTTAGGGGGATATGTACACCATGGATTATGGGAAGAGGGTCTCAAAGTTTATGTTTTGATGAGACAAAAAGGGGTAAAACCAGATTGGATTACTTTTGTAAGTTCAATTGGTGCATGTGCAGATGCAGCCATACTAAAACTTGGGAACCAAATCGTTTCTGAAGCTGAAAAATTTGGTTTTGCTTCTGATGTTTCAGTTAAAAACACAATCATTACCATGTATTCAAAATGCGGTCGTATTAAAGAAGCAGAAAAAACATTTGATACGATGCCTATCAAGAATTTGATTTCATGGAACGCAATGATGGCTGGGTATGCCCAAAGTGGTCAGGGTAATCAAGTAATTTATACTTTCGAAAAGATGATTAGTTCGGGAATAATGCCCGACGATATAAGTTATGTGTCAGTTCTATCAGGTTGTAGCCATTCCGGATTATTATCTGAAGGTCATCATTACTTTGATATGTTGATTCATGATCATGAAGTGAATCCAACATGTGAGCATTTTTCCTGCATGGTGGATTTACTAGGGCGTGCAGGGCTTGTTGAAAAGGCAAAAGATTTTATCGACAAAATGCCAATGGAACCAAACGCTGCTGTTTGGGGAGCTTTGCTGGGTGCTTGCAGGATTCATGGCAATTCAACAATGGCAGAAACTGCTTTAAAGAATCTTGTTAATTTAGATGCAGAGGATTCTGGAAGCTATGTTCTCTTAGCCAATATTTATCTTGATTTGGGGAACTTGGAGAATGTCTCAAATCTTAGACGATTTATGAAAGATAAAAGAATAAGAAAGGATCCAGGATGCAGTTGGATTGAAGCAGATAACAGGGTTCACGTATTTACAGCAAATGATACTAATCATCCAAAAATCAAAGACGTTTATGACACGTTAGGGGAGGTTATTAAAATGATAGGAGAAGCAGGACTGTATGTTAAGAAAACCAGTTCCATGTATCATAGTGAAAAGCTTGCATTGGCGTTTGGGTTGATGACTTTACCAGCATGGATGCCGATTCATATAGTGAAAAATCTTAGAATATGCAATGACTGTCATCAGGTAATGAAGTTGGCATCTCATGTTACCTCAAGGGAACTTATAGTTCGAGATACAAACCGTTACCATCATTTTACAGATGGGTGTTGCTCGTGCCGGGATTACTGGTAAATTGGCGACATGAGGTATGATATACTTTACATATTGTTAGCAATCTTTAACTCAAAATTCACATTAAAACCaatgaattaataaaataactaaCACTCTTTTTGCTGAATGCATGCAAATCAAACACAAATACTTTAAGTTATCCAATATGATGAACTTCTACTTACCCAACGACCTCTGATCAGATCACTAACAACCTCTGATCATCGACACACCAGTGAGACTAGTTTACAAGGATGGTTGAACACAAATAACCCAGAGACATCTTCTTCCATCTAATAACAGACATGTAGACATTAATTTTCAGGTGTTTGCTCGGTTTCTCTGGCCCTCAATTTGTGAGGCCAGAATCTCAAGAACCAAACACCTGTAAACTCATCCACATTCTCATTTTTCTCCAATGAGCGCCCCATTGTCTCTCGAGTAAAAAAGTAGGTCATGAAAAACCCTAAGACACAAACCCCGCCCATTGCCATTAAAGTGTCAGACACCCCCTCTCGAGAATCACGGGAAGACCAAAGAAACCCTATGGATCCAATTATTGCCCCAACTTTTCCAATTGCACCAGAAATCCCATGACAAGTTGCACGAAACCTTGCTGGGAAGAGTTCTGCCGGGACTATGAACGTGGTTGTGTTTGGTCCGAAATTGGAAAAAAAGAAGGCAAGTCCGTACAGTAATATGAACCCAATACCTGGATCGGATCCCCAACCGCCTTTGTTAACTTTCGCGACCGTAAACAAGCTTACAGCCATTAAAAGGAACCCGGCTGCCTGAATCTTGACTCTTCCAACATAATCAATCATGTAAACAGTCACAAAATAGCCAGGGATAGTCGCGCTGATTGCAACCAGTGCCTGGAACTTCGCTACTTGCAATGCATCATCGTATATATTCATATGACTCTTATGAGTCATATAGCCTTTAAATGCATGATATTGGAACAGATTGAGAGGGTAGAAAACAAGATCGATCAAGAACCAATTGGTTGAAGCAGCTATGAGATCACGACCATGTCGTCGCAAAAATTCTCGTGAAAAGAAAGGGTAGGTGTTCGATAAAGTTGCATGAGTGTCCGGTGTGCTAATCATCTTAACATCTTCCCGTATTGAGCTCGGTGTGCTAATCATCTCAACGTCTTCCTGTATCGATCTCAGTGATACCTTCAACACATTCTCCATATCTTTTGCTGCTTGTAAAGTGTTTTTCTCTACCAAAGCTGTGAACCTATGAAACAGTATTCAAGAAACACAATTAGTTATAGTCCCCAAAAAGAAACCTCATTTGTAGTGAAAACAATCATGTTGTTTTAGTAGGGATATGATATGGTTCAAAACCGGACTCTTATGGTACTGCATATGAGTACTGCATACCGGACCATTTTATACTGGTTCCATATCAGTTTGGTAGCGGTTGGATCTCAAACAAATTTTGTGAACCGGACTAAAAACTTGTGTCGTTGTTTACTTTTTCAtcagaagaaagaaaaagatggtGTGGACTTGGACTGTAAGTCTGTAACTAGGTATATGTATTGTACCTGGCTGTTTCAGGCATCTTCATCCGCCAATAATAAGTCATAGCTGCTGGAATTGCACCAAACATAAGAATAAGCCGCCATGCCAAACCCGACTCAGGTGGGACGGGAGCAGTGTTTTCCCATGGTTGGAGTTCTAACGGCGTTGTTAACTTGTCAGCAAAAGCTTTGAAAATGGAGCACACAGCCATGGTAATGACCGAACTCAAAAGTATTCCAAACCCTTGCATAGAGAACACGCCAGCAATGAACGCTCCACGAGTCTTCTTATTCGCAAACTCGGACATAATTGTGGCTGATAACGGGTAGTCCCCTCCAATTCCTATCCCAAGCAAAAACCGAAAGAATCCAAGGCTCACAAACACCATCGAGCTTAACCTTGAAAGCGAGAATCCACATCCTAGAGCTCCCACAACCATCATCATAAGTGAAACACCATACACATGACGACGTCCAACACGGTCACCTAGCCGTCCAAAAACAAGCTGGCCGACCACGGTCCCCATCAAAGCAACACCAATCATTGCTGATGCGATAGCTTTAGGGACCTCAAACCAATACTTGTCATTCCCATTTCTATCTACCTCAAACCAATCCTTTTCGTACTCATTTCTATATATCTTGGGGTAATATATCCTTCCGATCATTCTCATGATCGGAGGGATACAAAATAAATCGTAACTATC includes the following:
- the LOC122590915 gene encoding pentatricopeptide repeat-containing protein At4g21065-like, which produces MFYIIRRFFATQHTNLSKKIISFETPNQCYMELSQKFYESMKECVRIRSKPLAQGLHCQLITTGLKGSVFIQNNVISMYAGCGLIDEAMFVFNEIELKNVFSWNALIEGLVDNGRVSDAEKVFDEMPQRDVVSWNSMMSGYFRNGMVEKCVEVFVEMVRRFECVPNVYSFTCVMKACACVKDLNLAMQVHGLVTKFEFLRDDSVESSVVDMYIKCGKPDFAERVFLKMVNPNLFSWNSMIYGYSQLYGAPKALEFFERMPKRDIVSWNMIISILSKHGNVVKTLGMFIEMCHQGFRPYSMTYASVLSACTSVYELGWGTHLHARIIRFQLSVDEFVGSGLIDLYAKCGNFKKARQVFNDMKEHDIVSWTSLMGGAAHCGNGSEAFSLFKEMKKVPVVSDQFTLATVLGACSNLKDSNLGSQIHAYSVRLGIDHLIPVANALITMYAKCGDIQSAKNTFQWMSHRNLISWTTMITSFSNSGYVEKAQEYFDNMPERNVVSWNSMLGGYVHHGLWEEGLKVYVLMRQKGVKPDWITFVSSIGACADAAILKLGNQIVSEAEKFGFASDVSVKNTIITMYSKCGRIKEAEKTFDTMPIKNLISWNAMMAGYAQSGQGNQVIYTFEKMISSGIMPDDISYVSVLSGCSHSGLLSEGHHYFDMLIHDHEVNPTCEHFSCMVDLLGRAGLVEKAKDFIDKMPMEPNAAVWGALLGACRIHGNSTMAETALKNLVNLDAEDSGSYVLLANIYLDLGNLENVSNLRRFMKDKRIRKDPGCSWIEADNRVHVFTANDTNHPKIKDVYDTLGEVIKMIGEAGLYVKKTSSMYHSEKLALAFGLMTLPAWMPIHIVKNLRICNDCHQVMKLASHVTSRELIVRDTNRYHHFTDGCCSCRDYW
- the LOC122584934 gene encoding probable inorganic phosphate transporter 1-9 → MALKVLSALDAAKTQYYHFKAIIIAGMGLFTDSYDLFCIPPIMRMIGRIYYPKIYRNEYEKDWFEVDRNGNDKYWFEVPKAIASAMIGVALMGTVVGQLVFGRLGDRVGRRHVYGVSLMMMVVGALGCGFSLSRLSSMVFVSLGFFRFLLGIGIGGDYPLSATIMSEFANKKTRGAFIAGVFSMQGFGILLSSVITMAVCSIFKAFADKLTTPLELQPWENTAPVPPESGLAWRLILMFGAIPAAMTYYWRMKMPETARFTALVEKNTLQAAKDMENVLKVSLRSIQEDVEMISTPSSIREDVKMISTPDTHATLSNTYPFFSREFLRRHGRDLIAASTNWFLIDLVFYPLNLFQYHAFKGYMTHKSHMNIYDDALQVAKFQALVAISATIPGYFVTVYMIDYVGRVKIQAAGFLLMAVSLFTVAKVNKGGWGSDPGIGFILLYGLAFFFSNFGPNTTTFIVPAELFPARFRATCHGISGAIGKVGAIIGSIGFLWSSRDSREGVSDTLMAMGGVCVLGFFMTYFFTRETMGRSLEKNENVDEFTGVWFLRFWPHKLRARETEQTPEN